The following are encoded in a window of Massilia sp. R2A-15 genomic DNA:
- a CDS encoding YceI family protein, whose protein sequence is MAGRARQVSALLALAGALAGCARVAPPAPPSPQLDAFAWYRQAGGKVLAIDPAQSLIAVTVRRGGPFARFGHDHVVASRTVTGFAAPDQGRADFSFRLDQMSVDEAQLRREAGFGAPPPDDAIAGTRANMLGRVLDAERFPVVSLHAERRAGQPVQLTVTLHGVSRTVAVEPHIDESAGGLTASGTLQLRQSDFGITPMSVLGGAMTVMDTMELRYRIVARPR, encoded by the coding sequence ATGGCTGGCCGCGCACGCCAGGTAAGCGCGCTGCTCGCGCTGGCCGGCGCGCTGGCCGGCTGCGCGCGCGTGGCCCCGCCGGCACCGCCCTCGCCGCAGCTTGACGCGTTCGCCTGGTACCGCCAGGCCGGCGGCAAGGTGCTGGCCATCGATCCGGCCCAATCGCTGATCGCCGTCACCGTGCGGCGCGGCGGCCCGTTCGCCCGGTTCGGCCACGACCACGTCGTCGCCAGCCGCACCGTGACCGGCTTCGCGGCGCCGGACCAGGGACGCGCCGACTTCAGCTTCCGGCTCGACCAGATGAGCGTCGACGAGGCGCAGTTGCGGCGCGAGGCCGGCTTCGGCGCGCCGCCGCCGGACGACGCCATCGCCGGCACGCGCGCCAACATGCTCGGGCGCGTGCTCGACGCCGAGCGTTTTCCGGTGGTGTCGCTGCACGCCGAGCGGCGCGCCGGCCAGCCGGTCCAGCTGACCGTCACGCTGCATGGCGTGAGCCGCACCGTGGCCGTGGAGCCGCACATCGACGAATCGGCCGGCGGCCTCACCGCCAGCGGCACGCTGCAGCTGCGCCAGAGCGATTTCGGCATCACGCCGATGTCGGTGCTGGGGGGCGCGATGACGGTGATGGATACGATGGAGCTGCGCTACCGGATCGTGGCGCGGCCGCGCTGA